From the Procambarus clarkii isolate CNS0578487 chromosome 70, FALCON_Pclarkii_2.0, whole genome shotgun sequence genome, one window contains:
- the LOC138356158 gene encoding uncharacterized protein, with amino-acid sequence MAAVYNLPHVMDVKSLPGFGSMPDLVSETIWQSPASTVLWKNMPLAEKRTYKVMTHTDKCTHENIVPALAKFISKSENVLMILIGHDFIKLKEELPMIKCDIVLFSLKESVTDVLKKHENCQVLLLTKTPSKAEMKKISLLFKGDKIICTFRPKPRFKYIFPEFEEVPIGCNLKDKFFIRKFVDEIGSPNAANWFINKLSSEEREVYTIMSQDELQQQVNSKTVKELSIIHPKTEEDEHWSLIDHMEESFPSFPLNLIKMRPEIGYHTPQKIEIEAVMRFIGQDPVLGVFSGMAFIENLIRIRHTNVVRATDNYSNMGESKWMEVEQMDAVEAVRTYCNDREVLLMSWPELICDDNVYSDAFYVLKEFKGQKLIYFGEGEGGCCACDGFFNLLDREFHCVKSNTCFTYNSFINSNVYFYIRL; translated from the exons ATGGCTGCTGTATACA ATCTACCCCATGTGATGGATGTGAAGAGTCTACCAGGGTTTGGAAGCATGCCTGATCTTGTGTCAGAAACTATATGGCAAAGTCCAGCTTCGACTGTTTTGTGGAAGAATATGCCCCTGGCTGAAAAACGGACTTATAAAGTGATGACACATACTGATAAATGTACGCATGAGAACATTGTTCCAGCTCTAGCAAAGTTTATTAGCAAAAGTGAAAATGTTTTAATGATACTGATCGGTCATGATTTTATAAAGTTGAAAGAAGAACTTCCAATGATAAAATGCGACATAGTCTTATTTAGCttaaaagagagtgttacagatgtaCTCAAGAAACATGAGAATTGTCAAGTGTTGTTGCTGACGAAAACTCCTAGTAAGGCCGAGATGAAGAaaatttctttgttatttaaaggcgataaaataatttgcacttttagacctaaaccccgttttaaatacatatttccagaatttgaagaagtgcctataggatgtaacttaaaggataaattttttataagaaaatttgtggatgaaattggttctccaaatgctgcaaactggtttattaataagttgagttctgaagaacgagaagtgtatactataatgagccaggatgaactgcaacagcaggtaaatagtaagactgtgaaagagcttagtattattcaccctaaaacagaagaagatgaacattggagtttaattgatcatatggaggagagctttccatcttttccgttaaatttaataaagatgagaccagaaataggatatcataccccccaaaagatagaaatagaggcagtgatgagatttataggacaggatcctgtacttggtgttttctctggtatggcctttattgaaaatcttattaggataagacatactaatgtggtacgagctacagataattactcgaatatgggtgagagtaagtggatggaggttgaacaaatggatgctgtagaagcagttaggacttattgtaatgacagagaagtacttctaatgtcctggcctgaattgatttgtgatgataatgtttatagcgatgctttctatgttttaaaggaatttaagggacaaaaactaatttattttggagaaggggaagggggatgctgtgcatgtgatggattttttaacttgctggatagggagtttcattgtgtgaaatcaaatacatgttttacttataattcttttataaattcaaatgtttatttctatataagactatag
- the LOC138356159 gene encoding baculoviral IAP repeat-containing protein 8-like, which translates to MDPLCARKFYSIESLKCAGVRLQTFVDWPIKWLNPIDLVEDGFYYLRNSDYCLCAFCYCIVGAWIVGDTPRRRHKIINQDCAFIRGKRSDNVSLEVSEIAFKYGLEFVSHKIELGNKKISDSSGAPPKEDLGLIKFRKSLNPGLVTYKSRLETFDMTWPGSVKQTSHELAEAGFFYCGISDHVCCYHCACGIRNWRPEDDPWTLHARCSPECAYIILARGKEFVKNARLTIPLPIKPIDNDLINILMEGMDKFKHLIHKKIIPVESIRYALSEYLKESRDLLPFIIQSRCLEIVLRYMQEGTDIYLRVRDLIYEAVDDKEEQEATLEDLGLKTLPETCTNTVENKDCIEQSWEEDILCRVCMDKNINIVILPCKHMVTCSGCLLALKCCPICRGNILYIINPIAS; encoded by the exons atggatcctttgtgtgccaggaagttttacagtatagaaagccttaaatgtgcaggagttagactacaaacatttgtggattggcccattaagtggttaaaccctattgacttagttgaagatgggttctattaccttcgcaatagtgattactgtttgtgtgcattttgttattgtatagtaggtgcatggattgttggtgatacccccagaagacgtcataagatcattaatcaagactgtgcctttattagaggcaagaggagtgacaatgtttctttagaggtgtctgagatagctttcaaatatggactggaatttgtttcccataaaatagaactgggaaataagaaaataagtgatagta gtggtgctcctcctaaggaagatctgggattgatcaaatttaggaaatcgctgaatccaggattggtaacttataaatctcgcctagagacatttgatatgacatggcctggaagcgtcaagcaaacttctcatgagctggcagaagctggttttttttactgtg gtataagtgaccacgtctgctgctatcactgcgcctgtggaatacgaaattggagaccagaagatgatccttggacgttacatgcgagatgtagtccagaatgtgcttacattattcttgcaaggggcaaggaatttgttaagaatgctagattgacaataccattacctataaaacctatagacaatgatttaattaatatcttaatggagggtatggataagttcaaacatctgattcataaaaaaataatacctgtggagagtataagatatgctttaagtgagtaccttaaggaatccagagatttgttaccttttattatacaaagtagatgtctagaaatcgtgttgaggtatatgcaagagggtacagatatttatttacgggtacgggacttaatttatgaagcagttgatgataaagaggaacaagaagctacgcttgaagatctgggattgaaaactttaccggagacttgtactaacactgttgaaaacaaggactgtatagaacaatcttgggaagaagatattttatgcagagtttgtatggataaaaatataaatattgtaatactaccatgtaaacatatggtgacatgcagtggttgtcttttagctctgaaatgctgtccaatttgtagaggaaatattttatatataataaatccaattgcttcttga